A DNA window from Halomonas zincidurans B6 contains the following coding sequences:
- a CDS encoding UDP-N-acetylmuramoyl-L-alanyl-D-glutamate--2,6-diaminopimelate ligase, with product MVTTQARLARTLSALWPGAEALPRLADDDAPLALCLDSRAIADCPHAVVFIAVPGVNVDGRRFIDQARAAGAAWTLAAAERTEDGGETEGVTRLPALGERLGELGRLLFEVPETLTLIGVTGTNGKSSVTHYLAALSEALGRPAGVVGTLGWGRPAELVDSGQTTPGALELQAALGSMAERGVERVALEVSSHALTQQRLNGCRLAAAVFTNLSRDHLDYHGSMAAYAAAKARLFRRPELRLAVVNGDDPLARLMLAGLSPEVRVLASGTQEATTLRVLDWLPHAAGQRALVATPDGERALELALMGRFNLDNVLLAMATLLGLGEDLDALCVAAEKLVPVPGRMQCLSRPGAPSVIVDYAHTPEALRHALEALRAHLPGRDDGDTAHPGQLWCLFGCGGERDSGKRALMGAVAEANADRWVITDDNPRSEDPARIREQILAGLSESARASAWCVDGRERAIGRTIEAAGPDDVILIAGKGHEDYQEIKGRRLAFSDCACAEAALARRQESA from the coding sequence ATCGTCACCACGCAGGCGCGACTCGCCCGGACGTTGAGCGCGCTATGGCCCGGCGCCGAGGCCTTGCCCAGGTTGGCCGACGACGATGCACCGCTGGCGTTGTGTCTGGATAGCCGGGCCATCGCCGACTGCCCGCATGCGGTCGTTTTCATCGCCGTGCCCGGGGTGAACGTCGATGGTCGACGGTTTATCGATCAGGCTCGGGCGGCCGGCGCCGCCTGGACGCTGGCCGCTGCCGAGCGGACCGAAGATGGCGGCGAGACCGAAGGCGTTACCAGGCTGCCGGCGCTCGGAGAACGCCTCGGTGAACTCGGCCGCTTGTTGTTCGAGGTGCCCGAAACGCTGACCCTGATCGGGGTGACCGGCACCAACGGCAAGAGTTCGGTCACCCATTATCTCGCTGCCTTGTCGGAAGCGTTGGGTCGTCCCGCCGGCGTGGTCGGCACGCTGGGCTGGGGGCGCCCCGCTGAGCTCGTCGACAGCGGCCAGACCACGCCCGGGGCGCTGGAGCTGCAGGCCGCGCTCGGGAGCATGGCCGAGCGCGGCGTCGAGCGGGTCGCGCTCGAGGTATCGTCGCACGCCTTGACGCAGCAACGCCTCAACGGCTGCCGTCTCGCCGCCGCAGTGTTCACCAATCTGAGCCGCGATCATCTCGATTATCATGGCAGCATGGCGGCCTATGCCGCCGCCAAGGCACGCCTCTTTCGACGTCCCGAGCTGCGGCTGGCGGTGGTCAACGGCGACGACCCATTGGCCCGGCTGATGCTGGCCGGGCTTTCGCCCGAGGTCCGCGTGCTGGCGAGCGGTACCCAGGAGGCCACCACCTTGCGGGTGCTCGACTGGCTGCCCCACGCAGCCGGCCAGCGTGCCTTGGTTGCCACGCCGGACGGCGAGCGCGCGCTCGAGCTTGCGCTGATGGGGCGCTTCAACCTTGACAATGTACTGCTGGCGATGGCCACGCTGCTGGGGCTGGGCGAGGATCTCGATGCGCTGTGCGTGGCGGCCGAGAAGCTCGTGCCGGTGCCCGGTCGCATGCAGTGCCTGAGTCGTCCCGGGGCGCCGAGCGTGATCGTCGACTACGCGCATACCCCGGAGGCGCTGCGCCACGCCCTCGAGGCGCTACGCGCGCACCTGCCCGGGCGCGACGACGGCGATACCGCCCACCCCGGCCAGCTGTGGTGCCTATTCGGTTGCGGCGGCGAGCGTGACAGCGGCAAGCGCGCGCTGATGGGCGCGGTCGCCGAGGCCAACGCCGATCGTTGGGTGATCACCGACGACAACCCGCGCAGCGAGGACCCTGCACGCATTCGCGAGCAGATCCTCGCCGGGCTGAGCGAATCAGCCCGGGCATCGGCCTGGTGTGTCGATGGGCGCGAACGAGCGATCGGACGTACCATCGAGGCCGCGGGTCCCGACGACGTGATCCTGATCGCCGGCAAGGGCCACGAGGACTATCAGGAGATTAAGGGCCGGCGGCTGGCGTTCTCCGACTGCGCCTGTGCCGAAGCGGCGCTGGCCCGTCGGCAGGAGAGTGCCTGA
- a CDS encoding peptidoglycan D,D-transpeptidase FtsI family protein: MSRRSDNTHNPTRAEVAPLGSGRFRFMLVMLVVAMLVLVGRIVDLNVLDRVFLQGQGDARTLRVETIDAHRGMISDRDGDPLAISTPVVTLWANPQQLPDDDIQRMMLARALAIELDDLNARIERYADYEFMYLRRRMTPAEAQKVIDLNVPGVYVKNEYKRYYPSGEVTAQLVGVTNVDDRGQEGLELAYNSYLTGTPGKRRVLKDRKGRLVRDLHLIKEAKPGGELTLSIDLRLQYMAYRELKAAVDENNADGGTLVMMDARNGEVLAMANAPSYNPNNRAELDVEGLRNQAITDAFEPGSVMKPLAMSAALESDQFSPDTIVDTSPGYMRVDEYTINDFRNYGKLDMGGILLHSSNVGMSRVALQLPEDAIWKRYYELGLGQARGTGFPGEATGSLPAPYNWSDSKRATLAYGYGVAVSALQLASAYTAIANQGRQLSPSLLKLEGEDPQGKPVIEPQIANNLLGMLEKIVQPGAGGARAMVPGYRIAGKTGTVRKVASTGYQQTAYRSLFAGIAPVSDPRIVTVVMIDNAKGQEYYGGLVAAPVFSRVVGKALRLLDVLPDKKEALK; encoded by the coding sequence ATGAGTCGGCGCTCCGATAACACCCACAATCCGACCCGGGCCGAGGTCGCCCCGTTGGGTAGCGGTCGTTTCCGTTTCATGCTGGTGATGCTGGTGGTCGCCATGCTGGTGCTGGTCGGACGGATCGTCGACCTGAACGTGCTCGACCGGGTGTTTCTTCAGGGCCAGGGGGATGCGCGTACCCTGCGCGTCGAAACCATCGACGCCCATCGCGGCATGATCAGCGACCGCGACGGCGACCCGTTGGCGATATCGACCCCGGTGGTGACGCTGTGGGCCAACCCTCAGCAGCTGCCTGACGACGATATCCAGCGCATGATGCTGGCGCGTGCTCTGGCTATCGAGCTCGACGACCTCAACGCACGCATCGAGCGCTATGCCGATTACGAGTTCATGTATCTGCGGCGTCGCATGACTCCGGCCGAGGCGCAGAAGGTCATCGATCTGAACGTGCCCGGCGTCTACGTCAAGAACGAGTACAAGCGCTACTACCCATCCGGCGAGGTCACCGCGCAGCTGGTCGGCGTGACCAACGTCGACGATCGCGGCCAGGAGGGCCTCGAACTGGCCTATAACAGCTACTTGACCGGCACACCCGGCAAGCGTCGCGTGCTCAAGGATCGCAAGGGCCGTCTGGTTCGCGACCTGCACCTGATCAAGGAGGCCAAGCCGGGCGGCGAACTGACCCTGTCGATCGATCTGCGGCTGCAGTACATGGCCTACCGCGAGCTCAAGGCCGCCGTCGACGAAAACAACGCCGACGGCGGCACCCTGGTGATGATGGATGCCCGCAACGGCGAGGTTCTGGCGATGGCCAACGCGCCGTCCTACAACCCCAACAATCGCGCCGAGCTCGATGTCGAGGGGCTGCGTAACCAGGCGATCACCGATGCCTTCGAGCCGGGCTCGGTGATGAAGCCGCTGGCGATGTCGGCGGCCCTGGAAAGCGATCAGTTCTCGCCGGACACGATCGTCGATACCTCGCCCGGTTATATGCGTGTCGATGAATACACGATCAACGACTTTCGCAACTACGGCAAGCTGGACATGGGCGGCATTCTGTTGCACTCGTCGAATGTCGGCATGTCGCGGGTCGCGCTGCAATTGCCTGAAGACGCGATCTGGAAGCGTTACTACGAGCTGGGGCTGGGACAGGCGCGGGGGACCGGCTTTCCGGGCGAGGCCACCGGCAGCCTGCCGGCCCCCTACAACTGGTCCGACAGCAAGCGCGCGACGCTGGCCTATGGCTATGGCGTGGCGGTTTCCGCATTGCAGTTGGCGAGCGCCTATACGGCGATCGCCAATCAGGGCAGGCAGCTGTCGCCATCGCTGCTCAAGCTCGAGGGCGAGGATCCGCAAGGCAAGCCGGTGATCGAGCCGCAGATCGCCAACAATCTGCTGGGGATGCTGGAAAAGATCGTCCAGCCCGGCGCCGGTGGCGCGCGGGCCATGGTCCCCGGTTACCGAATCGCCGGCAAGACCGGCACCGTGCGCAAGGTGGCGAGTACCGGCTATCAGCAGACCGCCTATCGTTCGTTGTTCGCGGGTATCGCTCCGGTTTCCGATCCGCGTATCGTCACGGTGGTGATGATCGACAACGCCAAGGGCCAGGAATACTACGGCGGCCTGGTCGCCGCACCGGTATTCAGCCGCGTGGTGGGCAAGGCGCTGCGCCTGCTCGATGTCCTGCCCGACAAGAAGGAGGCCCTCAAGTGA
- the ftsL gene encoding cell division protein FtsL, producing the protein MIAILVLAVLASAMAVIASAHLTRVQYARLQQLEADQDKMQTAWGRLLLEESTWSAPSRIERLAVERLEMRVPDLEQIEIIRP; encoded by the coding sequence ATGATCGCGATACTGGTGCTGGCTGTATTGGCGAGCGCCATGGCAGTGATTGCCAGCGCTCATCTGACCCGCGTTCAATACGCACGCCTGCAGCAGCTCGAGGCCGACCAGGACAAGATGCAGACGGCCTGGGGCCGGCTGCTGCTTGAAGAAAGCACCTGGTCGGCGCCGTCGCGTATCGAGCGTCTGGCGGTCGAGCGTCTGGAAATGCGCGTCCCCGATCTTGAACAGATCGAGATCATTCGGCCATGA
- the mraY gene encoding phospho-N-acetylmuramoyl-pentapeptide-transferase — MLLLLANFLAQFQSAFTVFDYLTLRAVLGTLTALLLCLWLGPMVIRRLVERQIGQAVRDDGPQSHLSKAGTPTMGGAMILMAMAISTLLWGDLSNHYVWLVLVVTLGFGAIGWVDDYRKVVEKNPRGLPARWKYFWQSVLGVGAALFLYYTAASPVETSLIVPLFKEVVVQLGLFYIVLSYLVIVGSSNAVNLTDGLDGLAIMPTVMVAMGLAVFAYASGNVVFAEYLHIPLVPGAGELAVFCGSIAGAGLGFLWFNTYPAQVFMGDVGALALGAALGIVAVIVRQEIVLFVMGGVFVMETVSVILQVGSYKLTGRRIFRMAPLHHHFELKGWPEPRVIVRFWIITVVLVLLGLATLKIR; from the coding sequence ATGCTGCTTTTGCTTGCCAATTTTCTGGCTCAATTCCAGAGCGCTTTCACGGTATTCGACTATCTCACCCTGAGGGCCGTGCTGGGTACGTTGACCGCGCTGTTGCTGTGCCTGTGGCTGGGCCCGATGGTGATTCGCCGTCTGGTCGAGCGCCAGATCGGCCAGGCGGTGCGTGACGACGGTCCGCAATCCCACCTCTCCAAGGCCGGGACGCCGACCATGGGCGGGGCGATGATTCTGATGGCGATGGCCATCAGCACGCTGCTGTGGGGCGACCTGAGCAATCATTACGTATGGCTGGTGCTGGTCGTCACGCTCGGCTTCGGCGCCATCGGCTGGGTCGATGACTACCGCAAGGTGGTCGAGAAGAACCCGCGCGGGTTGCCGGCGCGCTGGAAATATTTCTGGCAGTCGGTGCTGGGTGTCGGCGCCGCGCTGTTTCTGTATTACACCGCCGCCAGCCCGGTCGAGACGAGCCTGATCGTGCCGCTGTTCAAGGAGGTCGTCGTTCAGCTGGGCCTTTTCTATATCGTGCTGAGCTATCTGGTCATCGTGGGGAGCTCCAACGCCGTCAATCTGACCGACGGCCTCGACGGCCTGGCGATCATGCCGACCGTGATGGTCGCCATGGGCCTGGCGGTATTCGCCTACGCCAGCGGCAACGTCGTCTTCGCCGAATACCTGCATATCCCGCTGGTGCCGGGGGCCGGCGAACTGGCAGTCTTCTGCGGCAGCATCGCCGGGGCGGGGCTGGGTTTTTTATGGTTCAACACCTACCCCGCGCAGGTCTTCATGGGCGATGTCGGCGCGCTGGCGCTGGGCGCCGCGCTGGGTATCGTGGCGGTCATCGTACGCCAGGAGATCGTGTTGTTCGTGATGGGCGGCGTGTTCGTCATGGAGACCGTGTCGGTGATCCTCCAGGTGGGCTCCTACAAGCTGACCGGGCGGCGCATCTTCCGCATGGCACCGCTACACCATCACTTCGAGCTCAAGGGCTGGCCGGAGCCGCGGGTCATCGTGCGTTTCTGGATCATCACCGTGGTGCTGGTACTGCTGGGTCTGGCCACCCTGAAAATTCGCTGA
- the rsmH gene encoding 16S rRNA (cytosine(1402)-N(4))-methyltransferase RsmH has translation MSQRATSSPVYQHASVLLDGAIELLIGDPRACYLDGTFGRGGHSRAILERLSADGRLLAIDRDPEALTAAREIDDPRFSIHADTFSRLAQVAREQGVHGQLAGILLDVGVSSPQLDDPERGFSFLRDGPLDMRMDPSCGESAASWLARSSESEIARVFKAYGEERFARRLARAVVERRRAAPIARTVELAELLKAAHPAWEKGKHPATRAFQALRIHLNGELDELDAALDAALDALAPGGHLVVISFHSLEDRRVKRFIRDQARGDTHLPRGMPIRDDQLKRRLEPLGKARRPGSLEIEENPRARSAVMRAARKIA, from the coding sequence ATGTCGCAACGCGCCACGTCTTCGCCCGTCTATCAGCATGCCAGCGTTCTCCTCGACGGCGCGATCGAGCTGCTGATCGGCGATCCCCGGGCATGTTATCTCGACGGCACCTTCGGCCGCGGCGGGCATTCACGGGCGATTCTCGAGCGGCTGTCCGCCGATGGCCGATTGCTGGCCATCGACCGCGATCCTGAAGCCCTGACGGCGGCGCGCGAGATCGACGATCCGCGCTTCTCGATCCATGCCGACACCTTCAGTCGATTGGCACAAGTGGCTCGCGAACAGGGTGTCCATGGGCAACTGGCGGGCATCCTGCTGGATGTCGGGGTGTCCTCGCCGCAGCTCGACGATCCCGAGCGCGGCTTCAGCTTCCTGCGCGACGGCCCGCTGGACATGCGCATGGACCCGAGCTGCGGCGAAAGCGCCGCCAGCTGGCTTGCGCGCAGCAGCGAGAGCGAGATCGCCCGGGTCTTCAAGGCCTACGGCGAGGAGCGCTTCGCCAGGCGCCTGGCGCGGGCGGTGGTCGAACGGCGCCGCGCAGCGCCGATCGCGCGGACCGTGGAGCTGGCCGAGTTGCTCAAGGCTGCGCACCCCGCCTGGGAGAAGGGCAAGCATCCGGCGACCCGGGCCTTTCAGGCGCTGCGCATCCACCTCAACGGCGAACTCGATGAGCTCGATGCCGCCCTCGATGCCGCCCTCGACGCCCTCGCGCCCGGTGGCCATCTGGTGGTGATCAGCTTCCACTCGCTGGAGGATCGCCGTGTCAAACGCTTCATTCGCGATCAGGCGCGCGGCGACACGCACTTGCCGCGGGGCATGCCGATTCGTGACGATCAACTCAAGCGTCGGCTCGAACCGTTGGGCAAGGCCCGCCGCCCCGGCAGCCTTGAAATCGAGGAAAATCCCCGCGCGCGCAGCGCGGTGATGCGCGCCGCGCGTAAAATCGCCTGA
- a CDS encoding penicillin-binding protein activator — protein sequence MDKSLQRLCAVGLVALVMSGCASQRSPMEGIRGQQAPAELLNQAEQQSGSQAAQTRLQAADILARRGDTAQALQVAASIDAAALPDEPRVQWALLLSQLGLEQQDGRSVLKATELLDENTALSRDAELTLRQRRGLALGMAGDPQAAASTLIALQAEQPPFDLNDAIWRQLTRLRGSGLEAIAQQSPLARDWVDLLRLQRRYDSDIARLFVMLDDWRARNPNHPAARRLPADLQALRELRGQDVRRIAVFLPESGPLANVAAALRKGIETRLMNALNQGEQTPQLTFYDTRSATIETLYAQATLAGAQVVLGPLNKDTVTQLEQRSSVPLPTLALNYGTSPENRADDLFQYGLSAEDEARQAARRATLDGYRRAGLLVPDNAWGQRVAESFRQAWQAEGGTVAAQVNYNPEGSVANAVRPLTTRQLDMLFLLALPPFARQVPPTLDYFDAGELPIYATSHLYEGEPQPRLDHDLDGVQFVEIPWLIPDAAVGGAEALPYYSSYQALYDTSDPALLKLQAMGVDAFELARRVPLLKAAPDIEYLGATGALHAGDDGRLERVLPWAQFSAGIPQPPLRGIQQTMPGPTEPTGEVSETAGGNAQPTP from the coding sequence ATGGACAAATCGCTGCAACGCCTGTGCGCTGTCGGTCTCGTTGCTCTTGTGATGTCCGGCTGCGCCAGCCAGCGGTCGCCGATGGAAGGCATTCGCGGGCAACAGGCACCCGCTGAACTGCTCAACCAGGCCGAGCAGCAGAGTGGCTCCCAGGCGGCTCAGACCCGCCTTCAGGCCGCCGACATCCTAGCACGCCGCGGCGACACCGCGCAGGCGCTACAGGTAGCGGCCAGTATCGATGCCGCGGCCCTTCCCGACGAGCCCCGTGTACAGTGGGCCCTGCTGCTTTCGCAGCTGGGTCTCGAGCAGCAGGATGGCCGCAGCGTCCTGAAGGCTACCGAGCTGCTCGACGAGAATACCGCCTTGTCGCGCGACGCAGAACTCACCCTGCGCCAGCGCCGCGGGCTGGCATTGGGCATGGCGGGCGACCCGCAGGCCGCGGCGAGCACCCTGATTGCGCTTCAGGCGGAGCAGCCCCCCTTCGATCTCAACGACGCCATCTGGCGCCAGCTGACGCGGCTTCGCGGCTCGGGGCTCGAGGCGATCGCGCAGCAGAGCCCGCTTGCCCGCGACTGGGTCGATCTGCTCAGACTGCAGCGTCGCTACGACAGCGATATCGCCCGACTGTTCGTCATGCTCGACGACTGGCGCGCCCGGAACCCCAATCATCCCGCCGCGCGCCGGTTGCCTGCCGACCTGCAAGCCCTGCGCGAACTGCGCGGCCAGGACGTCCGGCGGATTGCCGTCTTTCTGCCCGAAAGCGGCCCGTTGGCAAATGTCGCCGCGGCGCTCCGCAAGGGGATCGAAACGCGCCTCATGAACGCACTCAACCAGGGCGAGCAGACCCCGCAACTGACGTTCTACGATACCCGCAGCGCCACTATCGAAACGCTTTATGCGCAGGCGACGCTGGCCGGCGCCCAGGTGGTTCTAGGCCCGCTGAACAAGGATACGGTGACACAGCTCGAGCAGCGCTCCAGCGTGCCGTTGCCGACCCTGGCGCTGAATTACGGCACCTCGCCCGAAAACCGTGCCGACGATCTATTTCAGTACGGACTGTCGGCCGAAGACGAAGCGCGTCAAGCAGCCCGACGCGCCACGCTGGATGGTTATCGGCGGGCCGGCTTGCTGGTGCCGGACAATGCCTGGGGCCAGCGCGTCGCCGAAAGCTTTCGTCAGGCCTGGCAGGCCGAGGGCGGAACGGTCGCCGCTCAGGTCAACTACAATCCCGAGGGCTCGGTGGCCAACGCGGTGCGCCCGCTGACCACTCGCCAGCTGGACATGCTGTTCCTGCTCGCGCTGCCGCCCTTCGCTCGCCAGGTACCGCCGACCCTCGACTATTTCGATGCCGGCGAGCTGCCGATCTACGCCACTTCGCATCTTTACGAGGGCGAACCGCAACCGCGTCTTGACCATGACCTGGACGGCGTACAGTTCGTCGAGATCCCCTGGCTGATCCCCGACGCCGCTGTCGGCGGTGCCGAAGCGCTACCCTATTACAGCAGTTATCAGGCGCTGTATGACACCAGCGATCCGGCGCTATTAAAGCTCCAGGCGATGGGCGTCGACGCTTTTGAACTGGCGCGTCGCGTGCCGCTGCTCAAGGCGGCCCCCGATATCGAGTATCTCGGCGCCACCGGCGCGCTGCACGCCGGCGATGACGGTCGACTCGAACGCGTGTTGCCTTGGGCGCAGTTCAGTGCAGGGATCCCCCAACCGCCGCTGCGTGGCATCCAGCAGACCATGCCCGGGCCCACCGAACCGACGGGCGAAGTCAGCGAGACGGCAGGTGGCAATGCCCAGCCTACGCCCTAA
- a CDS encoding UDP-N-acetylmuramoyl-tripeptide--D-alanyl-D-alanine ligase, with protein MSGCGLETLDAVAAALGCEAPEAPARVAAIITDTRQLQPGDLFVALCGERFDGHDYLAQAREAGAIAAVVSRPVDDPLAQLLVADTRLALGLLGQARRRAWGGPLAAITGNSGKTTVKALLAAIFERRGSTLATHGNLNNDIGAPLTLLRLERSHRQAVVELGANHLGEIAWTSMLARPQVVVITNVTGAHVGEFGGMGRIAQAKAEILAGLSGDGTAVLNRDDAFFPFWRALVAEARIIDFGLTESARVNARDLVCDCRGRYAFTLVFAGQALGRVQLQLMGLHNVRNALAAAAAALALGAAEADVLAGLQGVVATPGRLMMSEGIRDCRLLDDTYNANPGAVKAALDTLATLPAPRWCFLGAIGELGDESAAWHADVGRYARSLEIDFLGTLGAEAEPAARAFGVNGCHFADWEALLRHAHEHLPVGASVLIKGSRSAGMERLVADLRADTPR; from the coding sequence ATGAGCGGATGCGGGTTGGAAACGCTCGACGCAGTCGCCGCAGCGCTGGGCTGCGAGGCGCCCGAGGCACCCGCGCGAGTGGCGGCGATCATTACCGACACTCGGCAATTGCAGCCTGGCGATCTGTTCGTTGCGCTGTGCGGCGAGCGCTTCGACGGCCATGATTATCTGGCTCAGGCGCGCGAGGCGGGAGCGATCGCGGCGGTGGTTTCGCGGCCCGTCGATGACCCGTTGGCGCAACTGCTTGTCGCCGATACGCGACTGGCGCTGGGGCTGCTGGGACAGGCCCGTCGTCGGGCCTGGGGCGGGCCGCTGGCGGCAATCACCGGCAATAGCGGCAAGACCACCGTCAAGGCGCTGCTGGCGGCGATTTTCGAACGCCGCGGCAGCACGCTGGCAACGCACGGCAACCTCAACAACGACATCGGCGCGCCGCTGACGCTGCTGCGGCTCGAGCGGAGTCATCGTCAGGCAGTGGTCGAGTTGGGCGCCAATCATCTCGGCGAGATCGCCTGGACGTCGATGCTCGCGCGGCCCCAGGTGGTGGTGATCACCAACGTCACCGGAGCGCATGTCGGCGAGTTCGGCGGCATGGGACGCATCGCCCAGGCCAAGGCCGAGATTCTCGCCGGGCTGAGTGGTGACGGCACGGCGGTGCTCAACCGCGACGATGCGTTCTTCCCGTTCTGGCGCGCGCTGGTCGCCGAGGCTCGAATCATCGATTTCGGCCTCACGGAAAGCGCGCGTGTCAACGCGCGCGACCTAGTCTGTGATTGCCGGGGGCGCTATGCTTTCACGCTGGTTTTCGCGGGTCAGGCGCTGGGGCGCGTGCAACTTCAGTTGATGGGCTTGCACAACGTGCGCAACGCGCTGGCCGCCGCCGCCGCCGCGCTGGCGCTGGGTGCGGCCGAAGCCGATGTCCTGGCGGGTTTGCAGGGTGTCGTGGCGACGCCCGGCCGGCTGATGATGAGCGAAGGCATCCGCGACTGCCGTCTGCTCGACGATACCTATAACGCCAATCCCGGCGCCGTGAAGGCGGCGCTCGACACACTGGCCACGTTGCCTGCGCCGCGCTGGTGTTTCCTGGGGGCGATTGGCGAACTCGGCGATGAATCGGCGGCGTGGCACGCCGACGTCGGCCGGTACGCACGGAGCCTGGAGATCGATTTTCTCGGCACGCTGGGCGCCGAAGCCGAGCCCGCTGCTCGCGCCTTCGGCGTCAATGGCTGCCACTTCGCCGACTGGGAGGCGCTGTTGCGCCATGCCCATGAGCACTTGCCGGTCGGCGCCAGTGTGCTGATCAAGGGCTCGCGCAGTGCCGGCATGGAACGACTCGTCGCCGATTTGCGCGCCGATACACCAAGGTGA
- the rsmI gene encoding 16S rRNA (cytidine(1402)-2'-O)-methyltransferase, with protein MTESNSGTLYVVATPIGNLDDFAPRAQRTLAKVALIAAEDTRHTARLLNHLGLERPMMSLHEHNEAQRVEQLVARLESGDDVALVSDAGTPLIADPGFVLVRALRERGHRVVPVPGPCALIAALSAAGLPTDRFLFAGFLPAKGGARRARIGELAERAETWLFYESPHRIHATLADLQALLGERRIVIARELTKTFETYLQGSAATLLERLASDSNQARGEFVVMVAGAPPADTEGGWVEGATLLRALLAEGVGVKQAAAVAAELLGGRKKAWYARAMSLQADG; from the coding sequence ATGACCGAGTCTAACAGTGGCACATTGTACGTGGTGGCCACACCGATTGGTAATCTCGATGACTTTGCCCCGCGGGCGCAACGCACCCTGGCGAAGGTGGCGCTGATCGCCGCCGAGGATACCCGGCATACGGCGCGGCTGCTCAACCATCTGGGCCTCGAGCGGCCGATGATGTCGTTGCACGAGCACAACGAGGCGCAGCGCGTCGAGCAGCTCGTCGCTCGGCTGGAGTCCGGCGACGACGTGGCGCTGGTCAGTGACGCCGGCACGCCGCTGATCGCCGATCCTGGCTTCGTGCTGGTGCGTGCCTTGCGCGAACGCGGTCACCGAGTGGTGCCGGTTCCCGGCCCCTGCGCGCTGATTGCGGCACTGTCGGCGGCGGGCCTGCCTACCGATCGTTTCCTGTTCGCCGGTTTCCTGCCGGCCAAGGGCGGCGCGCGTCGCGCGCGCATCGGTGAACTCGCCGAACGCGCTGAAACCTGGCTGTTCTACGAGTCGCCGCACCGCATCCATGCCACCCTGGCCGACCTGCAGGCGCTGCTCGGCGAGCGACGCATCGTGATCGCGCGGGAGTTGACCAAGACCTTCGAGACGTATCTGCAGGGTAGCGCGGCGACGCTGCTCGAGCGGCTCGCCAGCGACTCCAATCAGGCGCGCGGCGAGTTCGTGGTGATGGTCGCCGGGGCGCCGCCGGCGGACACCGAGGGCGGCTGGGTCGAAGGCGCGACATTGCTGCGCGCACTGCTGGCCGAGGGGGTCGGCGTCAAGCAGGCCGCGGCGGTGGCGGCCGAGTTGCTGGGCGGCCGCAAGAAGGCCTGGTATGCCCGGGCGATGTCGCTGCAGGCCGACGGTTGA